From a single Agrobacterium tumefaciens genomic region:
- a CDS encoding electron transfer flavoprotein-ubiquinone oxidoreductase — MTEAMELPEREAMEFDVVIVGAGPAGLSAAIRLKQVEPELSVVVLEKGAEVGAHILSGAVVDPIGIDRLLPGWREEEGHPFKAEVKDDQFMFLGPAGSIRLPNFMMPPLMNNHGNYIVSLGLVCRWLAEKAEGLGVEIYPGFAATEVLYNDEGAVIGVATGDMGVEKNGEPGPAFTRGMELHGKYVLVGEGVRGSLAKQLIAKYDLSKDREPQKFGIGIKELWQVKPEHHKQGLVQHSFGWPLGFKTGGGSFLYHLEDNLVAVGFVVHLNYKNPYLYPFEEFQRFKTHPAIRDTFEGGKRISYGARAITEGGYQSVPKLTFPGGALIGCSAGFVNVPRIKGSHNAVLSGMLAADKIAAAIAAGRAHDEVAEIEAEWRDGDIGKDLKRVRNVKPLWSKFGTLVGVGLGGLDMWTNQLFGFSVFGTLKHGKTDAQSLEPASKHKPIAYPKPDGVLTFDRLSSVFLSSTNHEEDQPVHLQVKDMELQKRSEHDVYAGPSTRYCPAGVYEWVEKDGEEVYVINAQNCVHCKTCDIKDPNQNINWVPPQGGEGPVYANM; from the coding sequence ATGACGGAAGCGATGGAACTGCCCGAACGCGAAGCGATGGAATTCGACGTTGTGATCGTTGGCGCGGGTCCTGCGGGTCTCAGCGCGGCGATCCGGCTGAAGCAGGTGGAGCCGGAGCTTTCGGTTGTCGTTCTGGAAAAGGGTGCCGAAGTCGGCGCGCATATTCTTTCCGGTGCGGTGGTCGATCCGATCGGTATCGACCGTCTTCTGCCCGGCTGGCGCGAAGAGGAGGGGCATCCCTTCAAGGCCGAGGTCAAGGACGACCAGTTCATGTTCTTAGGCCCGGCCGGCTCCATCCGCCTGCCGAATTTCATGATGCCGCCGCTGATGAACAATCACGGCAATTACATCGTCTCGCTCGGGCTGGTCTGTCGCTGGCTGGCGGAAAAGGCGGAAGGGCTCGGCGTCGAGATCTATCCGGGCTTTGCCGCCACCGAAGTGCTTTACAATGACGAAGGCGCGGTCATCGGTGTCGCCACCGGCGACATGGGCGTTGAAAAGAACGGCGAACCCGGCCCCGCCTTTACCCGCGGCATGGAATTGCACGGCAAATATGTGCTTGTTGGAGAGGGTGTGCGTGGTTCGCTCGCCAAGCAGTTGATCGCGAAATATGATCTGTCGAAGGATCGCGAGCCGCAGAAATTCGGCATCGGCATCAAGGAACTGTGGCAGGTCAAGCCGGAACACCACAAACAGGGCCTCGTACAACATTCCTTCGGCTGGCCGCTTGGCTTCAAGACCGGCGGCGGTTCGTTCCTTTATCACCTCGAGGATAATCTCGTCGCCGTCGGCTTCGTGGTGCATCTCAATTACAAGAACCCCTATCTTTATCCTTTTGAGGAATTCCAGCGCTTCAAGACGCATCCGGCCATCCGCGATACATTCGAAGGTGGCAAGCGCATCTCCTATGGCGCGCGCGCCATCACCGAAGGCGGTTACCAGTCGGTGCCGAAGCTCACTTTCCCGGGCGGCGCGCTGATCGGCTGTTCCGCCGGTTTCGTCAACGTGCCGCGCATCAAGGGCAGCCATAATGCGGTGCTGTCGGGCATGCTGGCAGCGGACAAGATCGCCGCGGCGATTGCGGCCGGCCGCGCCCATGACGAGGTGGCGGAGATCGAGGCCGAATGGCGCGACGGCGATATCGGCAAGGACCTGAAGCGGGTCAGGAACGTCAAGCCGCTCTGGTCGAAATTCGGCACGCTTGTTGGCGTCGGCCTTGGCGGTCTCGACATGTGGACGAACCAGCTGTTCGGCTTCTCGGTCTTCGGCACGCTGAAGCATGGCAAGACGGATGCGCAAAGCCTCGAACCGGCTTCGAAGCACAAGCCGATCGCCTATCCGAAACCCGATGGCGTGCTGACCTTCGACCGCCTGTCCTCGGTGTTCCTGTCCTCCACCAACCATGAAGAAGACCAGCCGGTGCATCTTCAGGTGAAGGACATGGAGTTGCAGAAGCGCTCCGAGCACGACGTCTATGCGGGGCCTTCGACACGTTATTGTCCGGCCGGTGTCTACGAATGGGTGGAGAAGGACGGCGAAGAGGTCTACGTCATCAACGCCCAGAACTGCGTGCACTGCAAGACCTGCGACATCAAGGATCCCAACCAGAACATCAACTGGGTGCCGCCGCAGGGCGGCGAGGGGCCGGTTTACGCCAATATGTGA